In Candidatus Methylacidiphilales bacterium, the sequence CTCGGTGAACACAGGCTATACCTATACGCAAGTGGATTCAGGGGATGCCGCGCGCAAGTACGAGCGCAATCAGGTTTATATCGGGGTGCGCGGAACCTATTAAGACCTGTTTACGAAGTCTGGGCAGGGGATTGGGTTTTGGCTCATGCGGCAGTCCATCCTGTTTTTTTCCCAGCTCGAGGAACGTGAAAATTTGTCTGTTTACTTCCACCCATGATGCATGCAAAATCCAGTTATGCCTGAAAGCCCGGAAGTAAGTCTTCATTTCAGCGATTACTGGCGCGTTATCAAAAATCGCTGGCCCATCATCGCCACGGTTTTTGTTTTGGTCGTGGCCACCACCTATTTCTACACACGGAGCCTGTCCAAGATTTATTCGGCTTCTGCGGTGATCAAAGTTGAGCGCGAAAACAAGGACGTGTCGATTTTCAAGCAAGAGATGCAGGGGTTTGACCCGGTTTTTTTCCAGACGGAATATGAGCTGATCCAGTCGAAAAAAGTTCTTTATCCAGTCATTGATAAAATGGGTTTGCAGGACGTGCTTGCCAAGCAGTTGGGCTTGGAGCACATGGAACGGGACCAGGTTTATTTCCTGCTCCGCAACAACTTCCTGAAAGTACAACCTTATCGCAATACCAATCTGATTGAGATTGCCGTTGAAAGCCAGGATGCGGGCCAAGCCGCCGACCTGGCCAATGTGATTACCCGGCAATACCAGGAATACCGCATTCAGGATATCAACGAAAAATCAAGCAAAGGCCTGCAGACCATCCGAGAGGAACTGGACAAGCAAAAGAAGACGGTCCAGGAAGCCAGCGCAAAGGTGGAGAAAATCCGCAAGGACAAGAACATTGATGAGGAGGCTAGCAGCGGCGCTGATGCCACAACATCGCAGGAAATGGAATTACAGCGGAAGGAAGCGCTCCTGACTGAAGCCAAGGCTGATGCGCTGGGCCGGCAGGTGCGATATGACAAAGTCAAAAACATGAGCATTGAGGAACTGGAAACGGTTCTTCGCTCCATTGGCATTGAAGATTCGACAATTTCCACTCTGGAACAAAATTTTCTGAGCACACAACAGAACATTGAATATCTCGCGAAGCAGGGATACGAGTCCGATCACCCCAAGGTAAAATCCGCCGTCGCTTCACTTGACAAAATCCGCAGCCAGCTCAATCAACAGATTGCGGGAATCAAGACGGGATTGGAAATCGACTGCCAGGTTGCCAACAGCAAGGTCAAGAGCATCGAAGATGACGTGACTGCCATGCGGAACAAAAACCGGGCCAAGAAATCAGATGACATGGTACAGTTTGAGGAGGCAAAGCGGGAATTGACTACCCAGCAGTCACTGCTGGATGTTCTCATGGGGCGCTTCAAACAGGAGTCTTTTGATTCCCAGATCGGCAGCCGCCCGGTCATTATTGTGAACGAAGCGGAGGTTAACCGGGAGGCCATCCGGCCCCGGATGAGTTTGAATATTGCGCTCGCAGTTGCCGTTGGCCTGGTTCTGGGGATCTCGCTGGCCTTTTTCATCGAATATCTGGATACCAGCGTGAAGTCATTGGATGACGTCGAACGTTACCTGAATGCGACCGTGGTTGGCGTGATTCCAAATGGAGTCAACACGCTGAATCTGGAAGGACCGGACTCGCCCAATGCCGAAGCTTATCGCATCCTTCGCGCCAAGCTGGATCTTAAGGCCAAGCCGGATGGCGCCACAACCGTCACGATCGTCAGTGGTGGACCGGGAGAGGGAAAGACGACAACCCTGTTCAATCTGGCCTATGTTTGCGCGTATAGCGGCATCAATACGCTGATTGTGGACACGGATTTCCGTCGGCACTCGATCAATACCCTGCTGGGTGTTGAGAACGGCCAGGGACTTGCAGATTTCTTGCTGGGCTATCTTCCATTGCACGAATGCATCAAGAGCACCGAAATTCCAAACTTGCAGATAATCACCGCGGGGAAGCTTCCGCCGCAGTGCATGGGGGCTCTCAGCCCGGCCAAGATGTCCGAAATCATTGCCGTATTGAAACCCCATTACGACGTGATCATGTTTGATTCACCGCCGATTCTCGGCATCAGCGACGCCGCTGTGATCGTGCATGAAGTGGACATGACGCTATTGGCGATCCAGCACCGGCGCTATCCACGCAATATTTCGTGGCGCGCCAAAAAGGTAATCGAAGAAGTGCAGGGCCGTTTTGCTGGGGTGGTACTCAACAAGGTTTTGTTGCGCAGCGACGAGTCGTATTATTATTACACCAGTTATTATGGATACCACGGCTATTACGATGAGGATTCACGCCAGGAAGCCAAGGATCGAGCCAAAACCAACAAGCAAAAAATGCGCAAGCAGTTTGCCAAAAACACGGATAAAAACAGACCAAACACGCCTTCCTCAAAGCAGGACGGTGATTTGTATTGATAACTGAATAATGAGTTTTATGCGCAGCCTATCAGCATTGTTTCCCGGCCTTCCAGTCCTGTTGCTGGTCTTGTCGGGATGTTCCTCATTCCATTCCGGCTCCCAGGCATCCTCGGACCTGATGAAAACGGCCCAGCCTGCCAGTGTGCACAAGCCGGATGATTTGATCCGAAGCGGCGACAGCCTTATTATCCGCCTCACGGGCGTTCCGACGGATGACCAGGGTGTGTTTGAAGTCAAGGTGGATGAAAGCGGCCAGATTTCCATGCCCTATATCGGCAATATACCCGCCGTTGGATTGACAACCGTTTTGCTGAAGCAAAAGATCGAAACCCTCTACAAACTGAAAAAGATTTTTACCAATCCTAATATTACGGTGCTGGCAAATCAGGAACGTTATGTCAGTGTAACAGGCGAAGTGAGAAACCCTCAAAGAATGATATACACAAAGGATATTACGGCGCTGAGCGCCATTGCCGGCTGCGGGGGATTTACCGATTACGCGGATCGTCGGCATTGCAAGGTTCTGCGGGGTCCTGATACGATTGAATTTAATGCCAATGATATTTTGAATGATCCCTCGAAGGACGTCCCTCTGTTGCCAGATGACAAAATCCAGATTAACCGGAGCATTTTTTAATGTTTACCCGGGTTCTTCCGCGGTCTCTTGTTTCGCGTCCAAATGAAACCGCCGGATTCCGTTTACAGGCATGAGTCTCTCTGACGTAAAACTCGCAAAAATCTGCCGGGACTTTGCGCTTGAGAAAAAGGCTTTAAATCCGCTCATTTTGGATCTTTCAAAGCTGAACAGTCCCGCCTCCTTTTTCCTGATTTGTTCCGGCGAATCGGAACCCCAACTCAAAGCGATCGCGGACTCCATTCTCACGGGGCTCAAGGTGCAACACGGGTTGCGGGCTGCGGGACATGAGGGCAGCAGCGCCAGCCAGTGGATCATTCTTGATTACGGAAGCCTGCTGGTGCATGTCATGCACCCCGAGAAGCGCCGCTATTACAATCTCGAAAATCTTTGGCGGGATGCCAAGTTGGTCAAATAGGGCGGTGCTAAAAATAAAGGGGCCGACAGCGGCGCTCGTCCCTTCATCCGCCGATCGGACGCCTTGAATCGTCTTACATTTCCTCCAAGGTCTGGATACCAAGCAGATGCAGGCCCCGTTGCAGCACGTCGCCGGCAAGACGGCAAAGCTGCAGCCTCGAATTTTTAAGAGATTCGCTTTCCGCCTTTAGCACCGGGCAGTTTTCAAAGAAGCGGTGAAAAAGGGCCGCGCACTCGTAGAGATAATTGCAAATGTGGTGCGGCCTGTATTCGGCGGCGGCAAGTTGCACAACATCGCCGAATGCCAGGAGTTTCCGGGCAAGCTCCTGTTCCACAGCGTCGGCCAGTTCGAAACCTGATGAACCCCCGGCGCTTCCGGCGCGGCGAAGGATGGAACGGGTGCGGACATAGGCATTCAGGAGATAAGGCGCGGTGTTGCCATCAAACGACAGCAGACGGTCCCAATCAAAAACATAATCCAAATTCCGGTTTTGGGACAAATCGGCGTATTTAAGCGCGCCAAGCCCGACAGTGCGTGCGATTTCGCGTTGCCGCTCCGCGGGCAAATCGCCGCGTTTGGCTGAGATGACGGCCTGTGCCCGTTCTTCGGCTTCATCCAGCAGGGCCTTTAATTTGACGGGTTTGCCTTCCCGGGTCTTGATGGGGGTTTTGTCCGGTCCAAGAATGGTTCCGAACCAGACATGTTCCAATTCAACCTTCAGGCCCCAACGTTGGACCGTGGCAAATAATTGGCGGAAATGCAATTGTTGGCGCGCATCGGTCACATAGACGGCCTTGTCCACTTTCAGTTGTTTGACACGATACCAGATGGTGGCGAGGTCGGTGGTGCCATAGAGAAAAGCTCCGTCCGATTTTTGAATCAAAAACGGATTGTCCTTGAGGCCTTCCTTCCCGTTCACAAGAAAGGGGTCGTTATTTTCCGGCAGCGTATGGTCGGAAAAGACGGCGACGGCACCTTCGCTTTTTCGGGCGATGCCCTTTTTCAACAATTCGTCCACCACAAGGGGAAGCTGGTCGTTGTAAAAGCTTTCTCCCAGCGTGTGGTCGAAACGCACATCCAGGCGCTCGTAAATGCGAGCAATGGCATCCTTTGAAAGATCGATGAATTTTTGCCAGAGCGCGCGGTTTTCCGGATCTCCCTGCTGAAGTTTTAACAGTTCATTCCGGGCTTGGTTGAGAGTTTCCGGGTTCGTTTTGCTTTCTTCCTGTACATTCTTGTAAAGCGCCTCGAGATGGCCGAAGGGGTCCGATCTCAGGGCTTCCTCGCTTCCTCCACGCTTATAGCCTAACAAAACCATCCCGAACTGCGTGCCCCAGTCGCCCAGGTGATTGTCACGGATCACATGATGGCCGAGGGCGGACAGGATGCGGGCGAGGCTTTCTCCCAACACTGTGCTGCGGATGTGGCCGACATGCATTTCCTTTGCCACATTGGGCGAGCTGAAATCGAGCAGGATGGCCAGAGGTTTCCCGGTTGCCGGAATGGATAATTTTGGGTCGCAGGCCATGATGGACAGCGCGTTGGCAATGGCTTCGGGTGTAAAGGTGAAGTTGACAAATCCGGGCCCGGCGATTTCGACCTTTTGGAATTCCTTCCGGCCTTCAAAACAGGAGGCCAAGCGTGTGGCGATCTCCCGCGGGTTGGCTTGCAGGCTTTTACCGGCGACGAGCGCCAAATGAGTCTGGAAATGCCCAAAACGTTCATCCTGGCAGGGTTTGGCCCACGGACCCGCGCCGATTTTTAAATTGTTTTCCACTATCCAAGACTGGAGCTCGGATTCTAGCT encodes:
- a CDS encoding polysaccharide biosynthesis tyrosine autokinase, with amino-acid sequence MPESPEVSLHFSDYWRVIKNRWPIIATVFVLVVATTYFYTRSLSKIYSASAVIKVERENKDVSIFKQEMQGFDPVFFQTEYELIQSKKVLYPVIDKMGLQDVLAKQLGLEHMERDQVYFLLRNNFLKVQPYRNTNLIEIAVESQDAGQAADLANVITRQYQEYRIQDINEKSSKGLQTIREELDKQKKTVQEASAKVEKIRKDKNIDEEASSGADATTSQEMELQRKEALLTEAKADALGRQVRYDKVKNMSIEELETVLRSIGIEDSTISTLEQNFLSTQQNIEYLAKQGYESDHPKVKSAVASLDKIRSQLNQQIAGIKTGLEIDCQVANSKVKSIEDDVTAMRNKNRAKKSDDMVQFEEAKRELTTQQSLLDVLMGRFKQESFDSQIGSRPVIIVNEAEVNREAIRPRMSLNIALAVAVGLVLGISLAFFIEYLDTSVKSLDDVERYLNATVVGVIPNGVNTLNLEGPDSPNAEAYRILRAKLDLKAKPDGATTVTIVSGGPGEGKTTTLFNLAYVCAYSGINTLIVDTDFRRHSINTLLGVENGQGLADFLLGYLPLHECIKSTEIPNLQIITAGKLPPQCMGALSPAKMSEIIAVLKPHYDVIMFDSPPILGISDAAVIVHEVDMTLLAIQHRRYPRNISWRAKKVIEEVQGRFAGVVLNKVLLRSDESYYYYTSYYGYHGYYDEDSRQEAKDRAKTNKQKMRKQFAKNTDKNRPNTPSSKQDGDLY
- a CDS encoding polysaccharide biosynthesis/export family protein; the encoded protein is MRSLSALFPGLPVLLLVLSGCSSFHSGSQASSDLMKTAQPASVHKPDDLIRSGDSLIIRLTGVPTDDQGVFEVKVDESGQISMPYIGNIPAVGLTTVLLKQKIETLYKLKKIFTNPNITVLANQERYVSVTGEVRNPQRMIYTKDITALSAIAGCGGFTDYADRRHCKVLRGPDTIEFNANDILNDPSKDVPLLPDDKIQINRSIF
- the rsfS gene encoding ribosome silencing factor, translating into MSLSDVKLAKICRDFALEKKALNPLILDLSKLNSPASFFLICSGESEPQLKAIADSILTGLKVQHGLRAAGHEGSSASQWIILDYGSLLVHVMHPEKRRYYNLENLWRDAKLVK
- the argS gene encoding arginine--tRNA ligase, which codes for MENNLKIGAGPWAKPCQDERFGHFQTHLALVAGKSLQANPREIATRLASCFEGRKEFQKVEIAGPGFVNFTFTPEAIANALSIMACDPKLSIPATGKPLAILLDFSSPNVAKEMHVGHIRSTVLGESLARILSALGHHVIRDNHLGDWGTQFGMVLLGYKRGGSEEALRSDPFGHLEALYKNVQEESKTNPETLNQARNELLKLQQGDPENRALWQKFIDLSKDAIARIYERLDVRFDHTLGESFYNDQLPLVVDELLKKGIARKSEGAVAVFSDHTLPENNDPFLVNGKEGLKDNPFLIQKSDGAFLYGTTDLATIWYRVKQLKVDKAVYVTDARQQLHFRQLFATVQRWGLKVELEHVWFGTILGPDKTPIKTREGKPVKLKALLDEAEERAQAVISAKRGDLPAERQREIARTVGLGALKYADLSQNRNLDYVFDWDRLLSFDGNTAPYLLNAYVRTRSILRRAGSAGGSSGFELADAVEQELARKLLAFGDVVQLAAAEYRPHHICNYLYECAALFHRFFENCPVLKAESESLKNSRLQLCRLAGDVLQRGLHLLGIQTLEEM